From the Deltaproteobacteria bacterium genome, one window contains:
- a CDS encoding universal stress protein: MATEKVLVALDGSENSGRAVEYVGRLVASGAGLVVALLHVERPPDRDFFASEEAWAEAGKERMAEMKKFLAWACEHLREQGLSPDRIEEIYMASCRSPVRPMAEMCSLGTSIARDILKVQEEGGYNTLVIGRRGVSKAEEFLFGSVTTKVIHLAKNCTVWVVQ; the protein is encoded by the coding sequence ATGGCAACGGAAAAGGTCCTGGTGGCCTTGGACGGGTCCGAGAATTCGGGCCGGGCCGTGGAGTATGTCGGTCGGCTGGTGGCTTCAGGGGCCGGTCTGGTGGTGGCTCTGCTCCATGTGGAACGGCCTCCGGACAGGGATTTCTTCGCCAGCGAGGAGGCCTGGGCCGAGGCTGGCAAGGAGCGCATGGCCGAGATGAAGAAATTTTTGGCCTGGGCCTGTGAGCATCTACGGGAGCAGGGTCTGTCCCCGGATCGGATCGAGGAGATCTACATGGCCAGCTGCCGATCCCCGGTCCGACCCATGGCCGAGATGTGCAGCTTGGGGACCAGCATTGCCCGGGACATCCTCAAGGTCCAAGAGGAAGGCGGGTATAACACTTTGGTCATCGGTCGGAGGGGCGTTTCCAAGGCCGAAGAGTTCCTTTTTGGCAGCGTGACTACCAAGGTCATTCATCTGGCCAAGAATTGCACGGTCTGGGTGGTACAGTAG